The Echinicola jeungdonensis genome segment GGGCCCAATTTCGGGCTTAATCCAAACAAAGGAATTAGGTAGTCAGCATCCACTATCAACTCTTCCTTGGCTTTATTTTTCATGGTTACACTTTGCAAGTGGCCATTTCCTGCAATAGATGTCAGGTTAGAGCTTAGGATCAAATCAATCTTGCCATTGTTGGCCAGGTCAAATACCTTGGCAGCTGAGTCAGGGGCTCCACGGAAGGTCTCGTTTCTGTGAACCAAAGTTACTTTTTCAGCAACATCGGCCAAGAAAATAGTCCAGTCCAGGGCAGAATCACCACCACCTGCCAAAACAACTTTTTTGTCTCTAAATTGTTCTGGGTCTTTTACCATGTAGGTAATACCTTTCCCTTCAAAATTTTCCAGGTTTTCAATGGCTGGTTTTCTAGGCTCAAAGCAACCCAACCCTCCGGCAATTACGATTACCTTGGCGTGAACTTTGGTTTTGTCGCTGGTGGTGATCACAAAAGAACCATCATCCTGCTTGGTGAGGTGATCAACTCGCTCCCCCAAAGTGTATGTGGGGTCGAATGGTTCAATTTGTTTTACCAGGTTATCCACCAATTCCTGAGCTTTTACTTCTGGGTAGCCTGGAATATCATAAATAGGTTTTTGTGGATATATTTCAGAGAGTTGTCCACCCACCTGCGGCAATGCGTCAATCAAATGACAACGCATTTTTAACAAGCCTGCTTCAAATACGGTAAATAATCCAACAGGTCCGGCTCCGATGATGCAAATGTCAGTAGTTATCATGGTGTATCTTTAAATATTTACTTTGCAATTTGATAAATGTGTCCTTGCTGCAAATATAATTAGTAGGACAACTAAATTCCTATTAATTTAAATTTATTCTAAATTACTGTAGGTTATTGTAGATGGTATTAAGTATCCTTTTAAATTCCTCAAAGTCATTTTTATCCAGCTTTTCCCAGGCTTTTTCCCTGATCAATGATACCTGAGGTTTTAATTGTATTACCTTTTCTTTTCCCTCCTGGGTCAATAGAATTTGAAAACTCCTCCGGTCTTCAGGGTGAGGAACCCGTTCAACATAGCCTTTTTTACATAATATGTCAATGATCCTTGTCAATGTTGGATGATCTTTAAACACCAACTGGGTCAAGTCTGTTTGACTTAATGCCTCATTTTCAGATAAATTTTTCAAAACTACCCATTGATCAACAGTGACGTCAAAGTCTCCATTTTTAAACTTTTGTTGGGCGTACTGTTTTACCCTCCTGGCAGTCCGGTCTAGTAAAAATGAGTATTGGCTGTATAATTCCTTTGTCATTGTATTAGTTAGTATGACAAATATAAAAGGAAAATAAGATTGATAAAAACAAATCCCTATAAAAAAGATAGGGTATATGTGTTTTTTGGGTAAAGCAAAGGCCTGTACCTGGTTTTGGGAAACAAACTTCCGTATTTTGTTTCAAAAAAATTCATACTAATCTTTTCTTTGGGGTAAACCTTTTAGTATTTCTATTAAGCTGGCGATTTGATCCTTGGAAAATAAGGTTTGATCCCCTTTTTGTAGCTTGAATTGAAGCGGTGTAGTCTTAATATAGATTGAATAATCTTGGGGGAGGGGGATGTTATTTTTTGAAAGGGCTTGTTTTAACCAGCTGGAATAGGGTTCCGGCCCAATAACATTGGGGTATTTCTTCACTTTTGTTGACCGGATCTTTCCCGAATTGGGGTCAAAAATTAGTTTTTGGTTGGGCAACAAGCGGTTGATTTCTCCGGAAAGGATCAGGTCCTCGGGACATCCGCAAATCAGGGGTTCTCCACATTGCATTAACCACAATTCATCAGCGCTGTCAATGGCAATGTCCAGGTCATGGGTGACGACCAAAATGGTTTTGTTCTGCTGCTGGGTAATTTCCCTTAACAAATGCATGATTTCATAGCGGTTGATCAAGTCCAGGTGGGCAGTGGGCTCATCCAG includes the following:
- a CDS encoding NAD(P)/FAD-dependent oxidoreductase, with amino-acid sequence MITTDICIIGAGPVGLFTVFEAGLLKMRCHLIDALPQVGGQLSEIYPQKPIYDIPGYPEVKAQELVDNLVKQIEPFDPTYTLGERVDHLTKQDDGSFVITTSDKTKVHAKVIVIAGGLGCFEPRKPAIENLENFEGKGITYMVKDPEQFRDKKVVLAGGGDSALDWTIFLADVAEKVTLVHRNETFRGAPDSAAKVFDLANNGKIDLILSSNLTSIAGNGHLQSVTMKNKAKEELIVDADYLIPLFGLSPKLGPIADWGLNIDKNAIEVDTTDYSTNVDRIYAVGDINTYENKLKLILCGFHEAALMCHSAFKYVYPDQKLSFKYTTVNGVNAF
- a CDS encoding MarR family winged helix-turn-helix transcriptional regulator, whose protein sequence is MTKELYSQYSFLLDRTARRVKQYAQQKFKNGDFDVTVDQWVVLKNLSENEALSQTDLTQLVFKDHPTLTRIIDILCKKGYVERVPHPEDRRSFQILLTQEGKEKVIQLKPQVSLIREKAWEKLDKNDFEEFKRILNTIYNNLQ